From Quercus lobata isolate SW786 chromosome 1, ValleyOak3.0 Primary Assembly, whole genome shotgun sequence, one genomic window encodes:
- the LOC115974934 gene encoding uncharacterized protein LOC115974934, with translation MVFNSLMVLSVAHVSADAWQYIACNPERLSSHQLLDLICCFPLQQLGRLALCLWTFLCLPPPDSFYSYAYYSSSSSSDDDDDDDDSSSTLNYNNGYYYHSHSD, from the coding sequence ATGGTTTTCAACAGTTTGATGGTGCTGTCAGTGGCTCACGTATCGGCAGACGCATGGCAATACATAGCTTGCAACCCAGAGAGGCTGAGCAGCCATCAGCTATTGGATCTAATCTGCTGCTTCCCTTTGCAGCAATTGGGTCGCCTTGCTCTCTGCCTCTGGACCTTCCTCTGTCTCCCTCCTCCTGATTCCTTCTACTCCTACGCCTATTactcttcctcttcatcttctgatgatgatgacgatgatgatgactCTTCCTCCACTCTCAATTACAACAACGGATACTATTATCATTCCCATTCAGATTGA